Proteins encoded together in one Festucalex cinctus isolate MCC-2025b chromosome 8, RoL_Fcin_1.0, whole genome shotgun sequence window:
- the tspo gene encoding translocator protein: MWLPMVGLTALPHLGGLYGGYVTRKEVKTWYLTLQKPSWRPPNAAFPVVWTCLYTGMGYGSYLVWKELGGFTEDAVVPLGLYGMQLALNWAWTPIFFGAHKLKLAFMEIVLLTGTVGATMWSWYPISRPATWLMAPYLAWLCLATSLSYRIWRDNPEKKEE, from the exons atgtggCTGCCCATGGTTGGTTTGACTGCCCTGCCACACCTTGGAGGGCTCTATGGCGGTTACGTCACCCGAAAAGAGGTGAAGACCTGGTACCTCACCCTGCAGAAACCATCGTGGAGACCCCCGAATGCAGCGTTCCCCGTGGTGTGGACCTGTCTGTATACAGGAATGGG GTACGGCTCCTATCTGGTGTGGAAAGAACTTGGAGGTTTCACTGAGGACGCGGTGGTGCCACTTGGACTCTACGGGATGCAGCTGGCACTCAACTGGGCCTGGACGCCCATCTTCTTTGGCGCACATAAACTCAAACTG GCCTTCATGGAGATTGTGCTTCTAACTGGGACCGTTGGGGCCACCATGTGGTCCTGGTATCCCATCAGCCGACCAGCCACGTGGCTCATGGCACCCTACTTGGCCTGGTTGTGTCTGGCCACCTCGCTCAGCTACCGCATATGGAGAGACAACCCCGAGAAAAAAGAAGAGTAG
- the uqcc2 gene encoding ubiquinol-cytochrome-c reductase complex assembly factor 2: protein MSATRYRRFLKLCEEWPRDENKKSRDLGTFLRQRVAAAFREGENTQIADTEKCDQTYESLARINANTYKQRFPRMRDTSFTGVTAEECKLILSAGQQSDDEKKSLWKTLTERFSSKSPEDIPEKAPEK from the exons ATGTCCGCCACACGTTATCGTCGCTTCCTCAAGCTGTGCGAGGAATGGCCCCGCGACGAGAACAAGAAAAGTCGAGATTTGGGAACGTTTCTCCGGCAGCGAGTGGCAGCTGCGTTCCGCGAGGGCGAAAACACACAG ATCGCAGACACAGAGAAGTGTGATCAGACTTACGAAAGTCTGGCAAGAATTAATGCAAACACGTACAAACAACGA TTTCCTCGCATGAGAGATACGAGCTTCACTGGAGTCACAGCAGAAGAGTGTAAATTAATATTGTCAG ctGGGCAGCAGTCAGATGATGAAAAGAAGAGTTTGTGGAAAACGTTAACAGAGAGATTTTCCTCCAAGTCACCAGAGGACATTCCAGAGAAAGCTcctgaaaaataa
- the tomm6 gene encoding mitochondrial import receptor subunit TOM6 homolog, with amino-acid sequence MSGVGGKKSSSGSSSMTDWISSACKFATDRNDFRRNLLVNLGLFAAGVWVARNLSDFDFMAPQPVT; translated from the exons ATGAGCGGAGTAGGCGGCAAAAAGAGCTCGTCTGGGTCGTCGAGCATGACAGATTGGATAAGTTCGGCATGTAAATTTGCAACAGACAGAAATGATTTCAGGAG GAATCTTCTGGTCAACTTGGGGTTGTTTGCAGCCGGTGTTTGGGTTGCCAGAAATCTGTCAGATTTTGACTTTATGGCCCCTCAGCCTGTCACGTAA
- the c8h1orf74 gene encoding UPF0739 protein C1orf74 homolog, producing MKRTIFKLHPICQAMHARELFVAASLKCLSTGRKSLSIPQSLDVAAQLSAVDLALKPTLLYDANSASAEQVHRYLRWCQSSHLVSDSLVTLDLNGNSLILNPGATRSNLEKMLHNSGPAVIDVRHSLEKPAIMEPVRAGLKSIAQDLLFLLSGLDAAKDVDKGIYVAEGSDEWNLSAVFGLLLGYPAIYWFDQTESFENCLAMTPLTVTTASATWPAGDIDHKCCLYSFSIPAVLQNETLPSLEEWKLGLQERFQQQNILKELTVCQSAVTLPSVCL from the coding sequence ATGAAGCGTACCATATTTAAATTGCATCCGATTTGTCAAGCTATGCACGCTCGGGAGCTCTTTGTTGCTGCATCTCTTAAATGTTTGTCCACTGGAAGGAAGTCTCTCTCCATCCCTCAGAGTCTGGATGTGGCTGCCCAGCTCTCAGCTGTTGATTTGGCTTTGAAACCCACTCTTCTGTATGACGCCAACAGCGCCAGCGCAGAGCAGGTGCATCGGTATTTGCGCTGGTGTCAGTCGTCCCACCTTGTGTCGGACTCCCTTGTCACCTTGGACTTGAACGGTAACAGCCTCATTCTTAACCCTGGTGCGACACGGTCCAATCTAGAGAAGATGCTTCACAATAGCGGGCCGGCGGTTATCGATGTCCGCCACTCACTGGAGAAGCCCGCCATCATGGAGCCAGTCAGGGCAGGACTAAAGAGCATCGCACAAGATCTCCTTTTTCTTCTAAGCGGCTTGGATGCAGCAAAGGATGTTGACAAAGGCATTTATGTGGCAGAGGGTTCAGATGAATGGAACCTGAGCGCCGTCTTCGGACTGTTACTGGGTTACCCCGCCATCTACTGGTTTGACCAGACCGAGAGCTTTGAAAACTGCCTCGCTATGACCCCCTTGACGGTGACCACGGCATCTGCAacatggccagcaggtgacatcGACCATAAATGTTGCCTGTACTCATTCAGTATCCCGGCCGTCCTACAGAATGAGACGCTGCCCAGCCTGGAGGAGTGGAAGCTTGGCCTTCAAGAGAGATTCCAGCAGCAAAATATCCTCAAAGAGCTCACCGTTTGTCAGTCTGCAGTCACTCTGCCGTCAGTCTGTCTGTGA
- the sirt4 gene encoding NAD-dependent protein lipoamidase sirtuin-4, mitochondrial, whose protein sequence is MRLPCSVTRLNTTSSRRASSAPAGMFVPDCDSIDTQPLQQLQDFVSQATRLFAISGAGLSTESGIPDYRSEGVGLYARTDRRPMQHVEFVRSSKSRQRYWARNFLGWPQFSSHQPNAAHRALQHWEGRGKLHWLVTQNVDALHSKAGQKRLTELHGCVHRVVCLGCGSLSARDALQKRFVALNPDWSVQAGATAPDGDVFLEDELALHFRVPSCEVCGGILKPEVTFFGDTVNKDTVEFVHNKLAESDAVLVIGTSLQVYSGYRFLLAASDRKIPVAIVNIGPTRADHLAQLKVRGRCGDVLSIIQPL, encoded by the exons ATGCGATTGCCATGCAGTGTTACAAGACTTAACACGACATCCTCCAGGAGGGCATCCTCAGCCCCCGCTGGGATGTTCGTCCCTGACTGCGACTCCATAGACACGCAGCCCCTGCAGCAGCTCCAGGACTTTGTCTCCCAGGCCACACGGCTGTTCGCCATCAGCGGCGCCGGTCTCTCCACCGAGTCGGGCATCCCAGATTACCGCTCAGAAGGCGTGGGCCTGTACGCCCGCACCGACAGACGTCCCATGCAGCACGTCGAGTTCGTCCGCAGCTCCAAGTCCCGTCAGCGTTACTGGGCGAGGAATTTTCTGGGGTGGCCGCAGTTCTCCTCGCATCAGCCCAACGCGGCTCACAGGGCTCTGCAGCATTGGGAGGGGCGGGGCAAACTGCACTGGCTGGTGACCCAGAATGTGGATGCTCTCCATTCAAAGGCAGGACAGAAAAGACTCACTGAGCTCCACGGATGTGTACACAG GGTAGTGTGTTTAGGCTGTGGCAGTCTCTCAGCGAGAGATGCGCTCCAGAAGCGTTTCGTAGCGCTCAACCCAGACTGGAGCGTTCAGGCCGGGGCCACGGCTCCGGATGGGGACGTCTTCCTGGAAGATGAGCTGGCTCTCCATTTCAGGGTTCCCTCCTGTGAGGTCTGTGGGGGGATACTAAAGCCTGAGGTTACCTTCTTCGGCGACACGGTGAACAAAGACACAGTAGAGTTTGTGCACAACAAATTAGCCGAGTCGGACGCCGTGCTGGTTATCGGGACATCGCTGCAG GTCTACTCGGGATACAGATTTTTACTGGCAGCCAGCGATAGGAAAATACCGGTCGCCATTGTGAACATTGGGCCTACGAGGGCAGACCATCTGGCCCAGCTGAAAGTAAGAGGCCGCTGCGGTGACGTGTTGTCAATCATTCAACCTCTCTGA